Genomic segment of Kibdelosporangium phytohabitans:
CAGCGCGGCCCGCGGTGCTCCTCGTAGCGGGGCTCGTCCTTGCCCGGCTTGTACGGGCCGCGGTTGACCGTGATCTCGATCGTCGCGTGCAGACCGGGCTCGTTGGTACCCTTGCCGAACGCCTTGTCCAGATCGGGCACCAGATCGGCCATCTGCTTGAGGAAGCACGGGTACGACGGCGCGTACTTGGCCAGCACCTCGAGCGTCGGCCGGGACGTCGCGGCGAACTGGATCAGGTTGTTCTTGTTCACCGCGAGGAACGTCCGCAGGTCCGTGCCCGCCGTCGTCACGCTCGCGTACAAATTGGACAGGTTGGTGCGCTGCTCGGCGATCGTCTTCGACGTCACGGTCAGGTCCGTGAGCGCCTGCGCCAGTTGCGGCGTCGCCTCGCTGTACGTGTCGGAGAACTTCACCAGCGCCTGCAGGTCGTGCTGCAGCTGCGGCACGTGCGGCGCCAGCTCACCGACGTACTGGCCGAGCTCGGACAGCGTCTCGCCGAGCGGTTTGCCGCGGCCTTCCAGCGCGGTGGAGATCGCGGTCAGCGTGCTCGACAGCTTCTGCGGCTGAACCGCTTGCAGCACGGGCAGCAGGTCGTTGAGGGCCTTCTCGACCTCGATCGCGGGCGCCGAGGTGTCCTGTTTGATCTGATCCCCCGCGCGCAGTGTCCGCGCCGACGCCTGCTGCGGGATCTGCAGCGACACGTAGCGTTCGCCGAACAGCGTCTTCGGCAGGAACCGCGCGGAGACGTTGTCCGGGATCAGGTCCACTTTGTCCGGCTCGAGCGCCAGGGTCAGCTCGGCGCCGCGCGCGGTCGGCGTGATCTTCTCGACCGAACCGACGATCAGCCCGCGCACCTTCACGTCCGAGCGCTGCTGCAGCTGGTTGCCGACCTTGTCGGTGGTCAGCACGACGTTCACCGTCGAGGTGAACGAGCGGTTGAAGAACGCGACGCTGAGCACCACGAAGCCGACCAGCATCGAGATGAACAGCAGGCCGAGCAGCCTCCTTCGCAGTGTCGTCATCCAGCGATCCTCACAGTGGTCGTGGTGCCCCAGATCGCCAGGCTCAGGAAGAAGTCGAGCAGCGTGACCGAGACGATCGTGGTCCGCACCGCGCGGCCGACGGCCACACCGACACCGGCGGGGCCGCCGCTGGCGCGGTAGCCGTAGTAGCAGTGCGTCAGGATGATCACCACGGCGAAGATCAGCACCTTGCCGAAGGACCAGAACACGTCCTGCGGCGGCAGGAACAAGTCGAAGTAGTGGTCGTACGTGCCGGCGGACTGGCCGTAGAAGTACACCGTGATCGTCCGTGAGGCCACATAGGACGACAACAAACCGATGATGTACAAGGGGATGACCGCGATGAACCCGGCCATGATCCGGGTCGTGACCAGGTACGGCAACGACGGCACACCGATCACTTCGAGCGCGTCGATCTCCTCGGAGATCCGCATCGCGCCGAGCTGGGCGGTGAACCCGGACCCGACCGTGGCGGACAACGCCAGGCCCGCGACCAGCGGCGCGATCTCACGTGTGTTGAAGTACGCGGAGACGAACCCGGCGAACGCGGCCGTGCCGATCTGGTTGAGCGCGGCGTACCCTTGCAGGCCGACGACGGTGCCGACGAACAGCGTCAGGCCGAGCATCACGCCGATCGTGCCGCCGATGACCGCGAGCGCACCGCTGCCGAAGCTCACCTCGGCCAGCAGCCGCATGGTCTCGCGCATGTACCGCGTGGCCGTCGCCGGGATCCACGCCAGAGCCCTGGCGTAGAACGACATCTGGTCGCCCGCGCGGTCGAGCATCTCCAGCGGCTTGCGGAGCTGGTCCCTGACTGCCATGTCTCAGCTCCCCTTCGCCGGCACGACCGTCAGGTACACGGTGGTCAGCACGAAGTTCACGAAGAACAGCAGCAGGAACGTGATGACGACCGACTGGTTGACCGCGTCACCGACACCCTTCGGGCCGGGCGACGGGTTGAGGCCGCGGTAGCAGGCGACCACACCGGCGATGAAGCCGAAGATCAACGCCTTGATCTCGCTGATCCACAGGTCCGGCAGCTGCGCGAGCGCGGAGAAGCCAGCGAGATAAGCACCGGGCGTGCCGCCCTGGAGGATGACGTTGAAGAAGTAACCGCCGAGCACACCGACAACGCTGACCAGGCCGTTGAGCAGAACGGCGACGAGCATCGACGCGAGCACCCGCGGCACGACGAGGCGCTGCACGGCGGACACGCCGAGCACCTCCATCGCGTCGATCTCCTCGCGGATGGTCCGCGCACCGATGTCCGCGCACATGGCCGAGCCACCGGCGCCGGCCACGAGCAGCGCCGTCACCAGCGGCGCCGCCTGCTGGATGATCGCGAGCACGCTCGCGGCACCCATGAACGACTGCGCGCCGAGCTGCGTGACCAGCGAACCCAGCTGCAGCGCGATGACCGCGCCGAACGGGATCGCGACCAGCGCGGTCGGCAGGATCGAGACGCTCGCGATGAACCAGGACTGCTGGATGAACTCGCGGAACTGGAACGGTCGCTGGAAGAACCCGCGCACGACGTCAAGACCGAGAGCGAACATCCGGCCGGTCTCACGAAGCGCGCCAGCACCAGGGAATGACGACCTGGTGGAGCGAACGGTCACGCGCCACCACCCGGACCTTGCTGGTGGGGCGGACGCCACGGCGACTGCGGGATCTCGGCGACACCGCTGAGGTCACCCTGGAAACGCTCGCCGGCCTGCGGCGGCCGGGGCGCCGGTGACGGCCGGTGCCCAGCCGGGACAGTCGCAGCCGCGGTCGCGGTCGCCATGTGCGGGCGGACGCCGTACCGCTGCTGGTCCTCGGGCGTGAGGCTCTCGATGATGCTCTCCTGCGCGGCGGGGGGAAGCGAGTGCAGGATGCTCATCACCCGGTCCTTGCGGCGCCGGACACCCATCCGCTCCGGCAGGCCGGGCGTCGGCTGCAGTTGCGGGACGACTCCGGTCAGCTCTTCGGCGGACCCGTCGTGGTGGCCCGAGTCGGCCAGCTCCTGCTCGGCGGCGAGCGTGGCCACGTCCTTCTCCTCGGACATGCCGATCGGACCGAACCGGCTGCCGTTGAGGAACTGCTGCACAGCGGGCTCGTCGGACGTCAGCAACACCTCGCGCGGCCCGAACATGACCAGCTCGCGGCGGTAGAGCATGCCGAGGTTGTCCGGCACGGTACGAGCCAGGTTGATGTTGTGCGTGACGATCAGGATGGTGGCGTCGACCTGGGCGTTCAGGTCGATCAGCAGCTGGCTGATGTACGCGGTGCGGACGGGGTCGAGGCCGGAGTCCGGCTCGTCGCACAGGATGATCTCGGGGTCGAGCACGAGGGCACGGGCCAGCCCGGCGCGCTTGCGCATACCGCCGGAGATCTCACCGGGGAGCTTCTTCTCCGCGCCGGCGAGACCGACCATGTCCATCTTCTCGAGGACGATCCGCTTGATCTCGGTCTCGGACTTGCGGGTGTGCTCACGCAGCGGGAAGGCCACGTTGTCGTACAGGTTCATGGAGCCGAACAGCGCGCCGTCCTGGAACAGGACGCCGAACAGCTTGCGGGTCTCGTAGAGCCTGCTCTCCGAGCAGGAGACGACGTCGACCCCGTTGACCACGCACTTGCCACGGTCGGGCTTGAGCAAGCCGATCATGGACTTGAGGAAGACGGACTTACCAGTACCCGACGGGCCGAGCATCACGCTGACCTCGCCGGGAGGCAGGGTCAAGGTGACATCCCGCCAGATGGTCTGCCGCCCGAAGGACTTGGTGAGACCCTCGACCACCACTTCGGCGCCCATCGATCCTCCCGAGCTCGCGTTCCCTGCTTCACCAACGAGCGGAGCTCGCCGGGGTTACTGCCTGGTACAGCGGACGCCGACATGAGCCACCTGGACCTGCACCCTAGACCAGTCGGGCCAACGCGGCGTATTGGCTACGAACGAAGCTGTGCGTAGCGATACTGCCTGGATACCGTCGGTTGTCATCCCTGCAACGGACGGAGTACGAACATGGCCAACCGTCTGGTGGCGTTACTGAGCGGAGTCCTGGTAGCGGGAGTCGTCATGGCGACGCCCGCGAACGCGAGCGGCACACTGACCGGAGTGCCGTCGTACGTGGGCAGCGGTATCCAGGACCCCGCACTCGTCGGTGCGGACCCGGTGGCACCGGGTCACAAGATCGAGGGCTTCAGCGGAGTGGGCATCCAGTCGATCATCGGCCCGGACAACCGGGTGCGGGTGAACCCGACGACGAACTTCCCGGCCCGCGCGACGGTGCTGATCACCCGCACGTCCGGAGGAACAGAACGCCAGCACTGCACCGGCTGGATGTTCGGAGCCTCCCTCGTGCTGACAGCGGGGCACTGCGTGTGGAGCGGCTCGGCGTTCTACGAAGGCCTCCGCTTCTACCCGGGCTACAACGGCACCACAGCGCCGTACGGCTCCTGCACAGCAACAACCCTGCGCGTGAGCAACGGCTACCGAAACAACGGCTCAGCTGACGAGGACTACGGCGGCGCGAAGCTGAACTGCACAATCGGCAACACGGTCGGTTGGTACGGCGCGTACGCGACGACAGCGTCGTTGAACGGCACCGCAACCACGATCCAGGGCTACGGCGGCGACAAGAACAAGCAGCAGTGGCTGTCAACGGACCAGATCCGGACATCAGGTGCCCTGCGGCTGTACTACCAGAACGACACCGTCGGCGGTAACAGCGGCAGTGCCGTCGCAACCAACCGCCCAGCCGGATCAGCGGGCTGTGAAGGCTGGTGCTCACTGGCGTTCCACGCCTACGGCGGCTCCCAGAACAGCGGAGCCAGGATCACCGCATCCCGGCTGACCGAGGTCACCGGCTGGCGGTAAGCAGCGAGATCGACTGTCCTGGCGTCCCCTGCCCGATCACCGGGCAGGGGACGCTGGTGTCAGACGGCGCACTCATCACGAGGTATGCGGCATGAGTGCGGTACCGAGGAACACACCTGCGGCGAAGGACCAGACGGCCAAAAGGACAAGGGCGCGGAGCGAGCAAAAGATCTTCATCGACAACCTTCCCGGAGTTCGGGTGTCGTCACGGGGCTGACGGCATCCTGGTTCGCGCTGGTGAGCCGCTGCCGTGCGGGTGCCCCGGCCGCCCACAGATTCGTGGACGGCCGGAGCGGCGCGGGCACCGTCGGGCGAGGGCTTCTCTCCAGGCTCGGCGAGTCCACCGGCCCGGCCTGTCTCCCCATCAGCCGAGCCGGTCCGCTGTGCCTGGTCCGCTTCGCCGTACGGCGTGGCTCCCGCGCTGGCCGGGGGCCGGGATCCGGTCCTGTCAGCCGTGATGGCGGGCCGGGCGCCGCCACGAGATCGAGCCCGGGTACGACGTCTTCAGCCGAACCGCGGGGTAGGACGGGTATTCCGGAGCCAGGCCGGGGTGGGTGATGAAGTCGTTGGTATGGGCGGATTCGCGCCTGTTCCGTCTGCTGACACGGCCGGCGGCGTAGCCGGCTGCCAAACCCAGCGGCAGCAGGACGAACACGACGATCTGCATCCACACGGCAAACATCGGACATTCTCCTTGATGGCTAGCACGGGCTGTGGCGAGCCTTTGCGGCTGGATCTCGGCGCCTGGTGCGCTGGTTCGCCTGGGACGACCGCTCGGTCCCTTCGCAACCGAGCGTGACAACCCCGCACTCTATTCGAGTTCTATGCGCTTGAGAAGGCTCATATTCGAAATCTATGCAGATTCTATTCCCGGCGCGGTAGGATGATCTGTCCGTCGCGCCGAGCCCGGAGAGCAGGTCATGTCCGTCTCACCCAGCCCTGATTCCGACCGCGCCCGACTCGCCGCGGCACTCCGGAAGATCCGCGCCGCGACCGGGATGTCGGGCAACCGGTTCGCCCAGCAGCTGGACTGGCCGCAGTCCAGGGTGTCCAAGATCGAAACCGGGGCGCAGTTCCCGACGGACGACGACATCACGGCCTGGCTCGAGGCCGCCGACGCCGCCGCCGAACACGACGCCGTGACCGAGCTGCTCGTCCGCGCAAGGGTGGAGGCGGTGTCGTTCCGCCAAGCTTTCAAGGACCAGGGCGGCGCCGTGGCCAACCAGCGGATGTGGCTGGAACGCAACCGACGCGCAACCACGATCACCCAGTTCCACCCCGCACTGATCCCGGGTCTGCTGCAGACCGCCGCCTACGCGCGGGAAATCGTCGCACTCCCCACCGGGCCCGCGGACTTGGCAGACGCCCCGCCGGAAGACGTGGAGCAGATGGTGGCCGTGCGCATCGAACGGCAGGAGGTGCTCTACGACCCCGGCAAGACCGTGTCGCTGGTGATCGGGGAGGCCGCGTTGTGGACCCGCTTCGGTAGCGTCGAAACCCAGCTCGGGCAGTTGGACCGGCTCCGCGCCCTCATCGGGGTGCGCTCGGTCGACCTGCGGATCCTGCCCTTCGCCAACCCCATGCCGGTCCCTCCGCTGAACGGATTCCTGATCCTCGACGGCAGCTTCGTGAGCGTGGAGAACCTGACAGGCAGAGTCCAGTTCGCCGACCCGGACGAGGTCGCCGTCTACCAGCGCCTCTTCGGCCACCTCCATGCCGCCGCCTTGGCCGGTGACGCAGCGGTGGAACTGATCCAACGGGTAGCGCGGCAGCTGACCGGCTCCACGTCCTGACCAGTCGATCAGGAAGCCATGCCACAGGTCCCGCACCGCGGATGCGGCTGGTCCAGAACGGTGACGAAGGCATGGTCCAGCGTCACCAGGTTGTACCCGTGCTGACAGTTCACCCGCAGCCTCGGCACTCCGGTGATCAGGCTCATCACCGCGTGCGCGACCAGGTTGCCGACCACACCGGCCGTGACGGCGTTCGCGGCATGCACCAGAGGCCCAGCTTGGTCGCGCCCCCACACCGCCACCTGCGGCCGCAGCGCCTTGCGATCCACTTCCGCAGCGCGAGCACACTCGAAACACGGCCCCGTGCCCGGCCGGTACAAGCCGATATCGGCCTGCGGACCGTGATAGACGCCGTACACCCAAGGTGTCCCTGTCACAGCACACACCTGGTTGCTCCAAATCCGGATCCCGGGCTCGTCGGCGCACATCACCAGAACGTCGCACCCGGTGAGCAGCGCCCGCAGTGACACCGGCCCTTCGACCCTGGTCGGCTCCCCGGTGACGGCGATGTCCGAGTTCGCGGCACGCAGCCGTTCGACCGCCACCTCCACCTTGAGCCGCCCCAGATCCAGCTCCGTGTACAGGATCTGGCGATTGAGGTTGGACAGCTCGACCACGTCCGGATCGACGCAGTGCACATGCCCCACGCCGGACAACGCCAGCGCGAGAGCCGCGGTGCAGCCGACTCCGCCGACACCGACCACCACCACGCTGGCCTGCGACATCCGGGACTGGAACTCCCAGCTGGAACCCCGCCGCGTGCGATCCACCCAGCGGTTGAGCAGCATGCCGCGGCCGTAGCGCTCCCGTTGCCGAGCACTCACGGCGGTGTCCGCCGGTTCGTCCGCGTCCTCGACGTAGCCCATGTCAGCCAGCAGGTCGATGTCCGCCCTGATCTCGGCGACCAGCAGGCCGGGGAAGAGCTGGACCAGGTCGGCGACCACCTGGTCCACCGTGCGCGTGCCGTCGAGAAGTTCCAGCAACGCCCACACGCCGCCGTCCGGATCCCTGATCTCGGCGGCGACACCGAAGACGTCACCGCCGATTCGGACCCACCCGTCACCGAACCGGACCGGGCGGTGCTCGCTCTTGATTCGTGGTCGCACCGGAACTTCCCTCCCTCTGCCGTCAACTCCCGCTTTCGTCGCTGTAGGAGTGGTCCGACGCGCTCTCGCGGTCGACCATCACGATCTCGATCATTGCCCGCCACCTCCTTCCACGTGGGAGTCCAACTGACACCCCGGCAGAACCACCCACCCAACAATCAACCTGTCTCACGATGTAGACTGCCAGTTCGACTGATACCCAAAATGTAGAGCTCCACATTGTGGCAGTCCAGACTCCACTCGTGTGGTATGTGGAGCTTCTCTTTGGGCTATGCGGGTGACTCAGTCACCAACCGCGATGCACTGGAGGAGGCAGGGACTTTCGTGGTCACCGTGAACCCCACCGCCGTCAAGCGCTGGATCGCGCTCGAGATGAAGCGCCTCCGGGAGGCCAGTGGCCACGACCGCTCGGCCGCGGCAGAGCGCATCGGCAAGGCCACCACCGTCATCGCGCACATCGAAACCGCGCGGAACTTGCCCGCTCCCGCAGACCTGGAGCTCCTGCTCGCCCTTTACGGCGTACCGGATCGCGTGCAGCTCTTTCGCGAAATGGTCAAGAGGGCGAAGCGTGGCAAGGATTGGTGGATCGGGTACAAGTTCAAGTTCGAAACCGTCGGCATGTCCGAGCTGTTCCTGGCTTTGGAAACGGGTTCCGCACGAATCAGCAGCGCGGACATGCTTGTTGTGCCTGGCTTGTTCCAAACCCGTGACTACGCTTTGGGAATCAACCAGAGCGGTGAGCGCCGCTTGACCGACGAGCAGATCGCGGCGTGGCTCGAGTTACGGATGACACGGCAGCAAATGCTGGATCGCAGCGATGCCCCACCCCGAGTGTGGTCAATCTTGGACGAGGGTGTCCTGCGCCGCCAGGTAGGTGGTCCTGCCGTGATGCGCGAACAGTTGCATCACTTGGCCGAACTGGCCGAGCGACCGAACATCGAAATCCAGGTGCTGCCCTTCAGCGCAGGGGCCCATCCAGCCACCGATGGCACTTTCACCATTTTCGACTATCCTCCTGAGTTCATCGGAGACACCGGCACTGTTTATATCGAGGGCCGGCATCAACCCAGCTACTACGAGAGCCCCGAGGAGGTGCGTGATTACCGGAACATCTTCGAGCGCCTGCAGATCCAGGCGCACAAGCCGGACCAGTCACGGGAATTCATCCTCAGCCTCGCGAAGGAGATTCGTGAACACTGACACTGCTCGCCTTGCTCTGACCGATGCGGCCGGCTGGCGGAAATCAAGTCGCTCAGCCTGGCAAAATGGATGCGTCGAGCTCAACGGCTCCATCTCCGGCTACATGGGGGTAAGGGATTCGAAACTGGGCGCGGACAGTCCCGTCCTCGTCTTCAACCTTGCCGAGATGCAAGCATTCCTCGGCCGGGTGAAGAACGGCTGACGGAGCCACTCTGCCAGTGCCTTGCTGGATGGTCACAGCATCGTCCGGCAAGGCACTCGAGCCTGCCCACACGGTGGGCCAGTAAGCCTAGGTGGCCAGACGGTCACACTGGCCGCTCTTGACCCGGAACAGCAGCGCCCGCATCCCGGAACGATCGAGGACGAGAACCGGACTGTCCGCGCCGAGTTTCGAATCCCGCACCCCGACGTACTCCGAGGCAGAGGTGTTGACTTCCACGCAGTTCTGCAGACCGGTGCTGTAGCTCGACGTCCGCCAGCTGGCGCAGGAGAGGAGACCTGCCCGGTGTGCGTCAGATTCCATGGGAGTTCCTTTCGAAGGGCTCATGCTGAAGCTGCTGCCGCCGCCTCGACCCGCCGTGGCGGCCTGTAGCCGACCAAACCCCGCATCCCTCTATAGAAGGTACCGCCACAGGTCTGCCGATACTTGCCACCAGACGACGGTGATTGGCAGACAACGCCTGGACGGGCCAATCGTGGTCCAACTGGCCGCCGGCGGCCGGGGAACTGGCGCCGCGGCGTTCACCGGGCGGGCAGTCAGGACATACGAAAAGGGCCGCCCCGTGCGCAGGGCGGCCCTCTTCGGGTCTTGCTTCGCGGCTCAGGCCGCGGTGATCACTTGAGGGTGATCTTGGCGCCGACGGCCTCGAGCTTCTCCTTGGCGGCCTCGGCGGCCTCCTTGGCGACCTTCTCCAGGACCGGCTTCGGGGCGCTCTCGACGAGCTCCTTGGCCTCCTTCAGGCCCAGGCCCGAGACGACCTCGCGGACGACCTTGATGACCTGGATCTTCTTGTCACCGGCCGACTCGAGGACGACGTCGAACTCGTCCTGCTCCTCAGCCTCGGCCGGGGCAGCGCCCCCGCCGACGGGGCCGGCGGCAACGGCGACCGGAGCGGCGGCCTTGACGTCGAAGACCTCTTCGAACTGCTTCACGAAGTCCGACAGCTCGAGCAGCGTCATCTCCTTGAACGCGTCGAGCAGCTCGTCGGTGCTGAGCTTCGCCATTTTGGCGGCTCCTTTCTTCTCAACCAAGCGGGTGGGGGTGAACTTCAGCTCTCGGCGGGAGCCTCTGCTGCCTTCTTCTCCTGCAGCGCGGCGGCCAGGCGGGCGACCTGCGTGGCCGGGGCGGCGAACAGCCCGGCGGCCTTGGCGAGGTTGCCCTTCATCGCGCCCGCCAGCTTGGCGAGCAGTACCTCACGGCTTTCCAGGTCAGCGATCTGCGCGACCTCTTCGACAGAGAGCGCGCGGCCTTCCATGTAGCCGCCCTTGATGACCAGGCCTTTGTTGTCCTTCGCGAAATCGCGGAGTGCCTTGGCCGCGTCGACGGGCTCGCCGTCGACGAACGTGATCGCCGTCGGACCCTCGAACAGGCCGTCGAGGCCCTGCACTCCGGCATCCTTGGCGGCCAGCTTGACCAGGGTGTTCTTCGCGACACGGTAAGACGCGTTGGTGCCGAGAGCGCGGCGCAGCGTGGTGAGCTGCGACACGGAGAGGCCGCTGTACTGCGTGACGACGGCAGCCGAGCTGGTGCGGAACTTGTCCGCGATCTCGGCGACTGCGGCCACCTTGTCCGGCTTCGCCATGTTCGCCTCCTCTCTGGGCTACGACCGCTCGTGCTCCAGCCCGGAAAAGACGAAACGCCCGGCACGCAAGGGCACGGGCGTAAGAAAGAAGTTCTCAGCTCGTTCCTCCTGCGCGGGCCACCCTTGCGGGATCTTCATCTTCACGGGGGAAGAGACCAGCGGTCTTCGGTAGAACGAGCACAACGATACGGGACACGAAGCTGCCTCTCCAAATCGCCCCCGGCATGATGGTGGGCGTGGCCGAAGACGAGCGCCCCAACCACCCGGCTCCCTACAACCCGGTGAACCCCCCACCGGCCCCGGTCGACCCCGAACAGCAGCGCCAGTTCGAGCAGTTCCAGCAGTTCCAGCAGTTCATGAAGTTCCAGGAGTCGCAGGGCCAGCTCACGCCTGCCGCACCACCGCCGCGCAAGAAGCCGACCTGGCAGAAGGTCCTGTTCAGCAAGGCCTTCCGCAAGCTGGTGCTGTACGCGTTGGTGGTCATCGGCCTGTTCTGGGCCTACAACCACTACTTCGGTCCCGAGCCGGACGACAACACCGTGCAGGGTGGCGCCGGGCCCGGTTCGGTGCGGGATCCCGGCCGTGAACCCGGCAGGCCGAACGAGGTGATGGACACGCTGTACCGGAGCATCTCGCTCGGTCAGCCGAAGATCGCCTGCTACCTGTTCACCAAGGAGGCCGAGGCCGCGTTCGCCAGCAACTTCGAGGCGCCGGACTGCACGGCCGCGGTCGCCAAGCTCCAGCCGCAGGTGTCCGCGCTGACCGGCGTGCCGAGGATCGACACGTCCGGGAAGAAGCTCATCGAGGTGGATTCCTGCACGCTGCGGGTCAAGCCGGGCACCACGTCGCTGGGCACGTTCACGTTCACGCCGTTCGGCAGTGCGTGGATCATCTCCGGCCACCAGCCCAAGGACTGCGCCACCACGTCCACCACGTCGCCTCCGACGACGGTCAGCTCCCGCTAGGTTTCCGCCGTGACCGAACCGCCTGTCCTGACCGGCACGAGAACTGCCTACGACGCCGTCGCGCCGCTTTACGCCGAGCTCTTCAGCGGCGTCCTCGCCACTCTGCCGCTGGAACGCGGGCTGCTCGCGGCGTTCGCCGAACTCGTGCCGGCCGGACCGGTCGCCGACATCGGCTGCGGGCCCGGCCATGTGACGGCGCACCTGCACGCCCTGGGGCTGACCGCGTTCGGTATCGACTGTCGCCCGAGATGGTCGCCATCGCCCGCCGGGCCCATCCGGATCTGCGGTTCGACGTGGGGTCGATGACCGAGCTGGACCTCGCCGACGGTGCCGTCGGCGGCATTCTCGCGTTCTACTCGATCATCCACGCGCCACCGCGGCTGCTGCCTGCGGTGTTCAGTGAATTCCAGCGGGTGCTGGCGCCGGGGGGCCACCTGCTGCTCGGGTTCTTCGCCGGAGACGACCCGGTGCCGCAGGAGTTCGGCCACAAGGTCACGCCCGCCTACCGGTGGGCGCCCGACAGCCTGATGGACCTGTTGCGCC
This window contains:
- the rplJ gene encoding 50S ribosomal protein L10, with the protein product MAKPDKVAAVAEIADKFRTSSAAVVTQYSGLSVSQLTTLRRALGTNASYRVAKNTLVKLAAKDAGVQGLDGLFEGPTAITFVDGEPVDAAKALRDFAKDNKGLVIKGGYMEGRALSVEEVAQIADLESREVLLAKLAGAMKGNLAKAAGLFAAPATQVARLAAALQEKKAAEAPAES